The Candidatus Saccharimonadales bacterium genome contains the following window.
ATAGCCTGGCCTTGGCTAGTCGAAATAACAACCTCGTCCTCTCCTGTCGTCATGCGTATCCATCTAAGCTCGTCCCCTTCATCTAGACGAATAGCAATCAAACCTGAGCTACGAACATTCCTGTATTGCTCAAAGGGCGTCTTTTTTACCACTCCCTTCACGGTACACATGAGTAAATGACCCTCGGCCCCTTGCTTACTGACGTTTATGACTGAACTAACAATTTCCTCAGGCTGAAGCTGGAGTAAATTAACTAAAGCTACTCCCTTGGCGTTAAGTCCAACCGCCGGAACCTCATAGGTCTTAATCCTGAACACCCTTCCTTTGTTAGTGAAGAATAGAAGGAAGTCGTGCGTTGAGGCATTTACAACATGCTCAATGACATCTTCCTCTCTGGTAGCCATTCCACGTCTGCCTTTGCCACCACGACCCTGTCTCTTGTAGTCAGCGATCGGGGTGCGCTTTATGTAATTAGCTGATGTAAGAGTGACAACTACTTGCTCGTCCGGCACAAGATCTTCATCACTAAGCTTGCCTAGCTCTTGAGCAACTATTTTGGTCTTGCGATCATCGCCAAACTGCTTCTTCATTTCCAGCATTTCATCCTTGATGATCTTTAGAATCTTCTTCTCATCAGCCAATATGCTATTGAGTTTATCGATTAAAGCCAGCAGACTAGCTAACTCATCCTCAATTTTTTTCCTTTCCAAGCCGGCCAGAGTACGGAGTTGCATAGCTAGGATTGCTCTGGCCTGGATTTCGGTGAGCTTAAACTTTTTAATTAAGTTCTCTTGAGCTTCTTCTGTAGTTTGGCTGGCGCGTATAGTCGCAATGACTTCATCTATATGATCGAGGGCTGTTTTAAGGCCCTCTAGGACGTGTGCGCGCTCTTGCGCCTTACGGAGTTCGTATTCGGTTCTGCGACGCACTACAGACTGCCTGTGTTTGATGTACTCGACTATAATGTCCTGGAGGCCCAGGACTCGTGGCTGTATCCCGTCTACGAGCGCCAGCATGTTGTAGTGAAAAGTAGTCTGCAGCGGTGTTAGTTTATAGAGTTGATTTAATAGCTTCTTAGGATAGGCGTCTTTCTTGAGGTCTATGACCACCCTGACCGACCCTCTGGAACTTTCATCGCGAAGATCGCTAATACCGCTAATCTTTTTATCGCGTACGAGGTCAGCAATCTTCTCGACCAAGCCAGCTTTGTTAACCGCATAAGGGATCTCGGTAATTATGATTCGATGGCGACCCTTGGCACCCTCTTCTATGTCGGCAACGCCTCTTACGACCACTCCGCCACGACCGGTGGCAAAGGCTGTGCGGATTGATTCGTGGCCGTAAACAATAGCGCCCGTCGGAAAGTCGGGCCCCTTAACGTGCTCCATCAAATCGTCAAGAGTCGCGTCGGGATTATCTATCTGGACTAAAGTGGCGTCTACCAGCTCATTGAGGTTGTGTGGCGGAATATTAGTCGCCATTCCAACCGCAATACCGACCTGTCCGTTGAGAAGCAAGTTCGGTAGTTTTGCCGGCAGAACCTCTGGTTGCTGGAGGGAGCCATCGAAGTTGTCAACAAAATTAACCGTTTCTTTATCCAGGTCTTCTACCATGGCTTCCGCCGCTCGGGTCATGCGCGCTTCGGTATAGCGGTAAGCCGCCGGTGGATCACCATCCATAGAGCCAAAGTTGCCTTGGCCATCCACTAACGGATAGCGGGTCGAAAAGGGTTGAGCCAGGCGCACCATGGCATCGTAAATAGCGGTATCGCCATGGGGGTGGTACTTACCCATTACTTCACCTACTATCTGAGCGCTCTTAGTATGCTTTGAGCCCGCTCTCAAGTTGCCCTTATCCATAACGTACAATATGCGTCGATGAACCGGTTTTAAGCCGTCCCTTACGTCGGGCAAGGCTCTGGATATAATGACGCTCATAGAATAGTTAAGATAGTCATCCTCCATCCTGTCTTCAACTGATTGATTTAAGACTATTTTAGAATGTTGTTCAGCTGAAGGAAGTGCCTGTTTTGCTCTTTCGTCCATCTTAAATATCCAGATCCTTTGCAAATTTAGCACGACTTTGAATAAAGTTCTTGCGCATTTCTACCTCTGTGCCCATCAGCTTGCTAAAAATAGCATCGGCTTTTTCGGCGTCTTCAATCTTGACCTGTATAAGTATGCGATTCTCGGGATCCATAGTAGTCTCCCACAGCTGATCGGCATCCATTTCACCTAGGCCCTTATAGCGAGAAACGCTGACGCCGGCCTGCTTGATCCGGTCTTCTTTGGGGTCAACCTTCACGCCTTTGACTTTGCGCTCCTCAATAATTTTATCTATAACTTCATCTAGCTCTTCAGGGCTATAGGCGTATTGTTTCTTTTTGCCGGCGGTAATGGCATATAGAGGCGGCTTAGCCGCATACAAGTGGCCACCCTCGATAATAGGCCGCATATGACGGAAGAATAGAGTCATTAGCAGTGTTCCGATATGCGAACCGTCAACATCTGCATCGGTCATCATTATGATTCTTTCATAGCGCAAGCCATTAATGTCAAACTGATCTTCGATTCCGACACCCATTGCCTTGATTAGATTAAGAATCTCTTGATTGGCCAACATCTTATCCAATCGAGCACGTTCCACATTTAGAACTTTGCCACGCAGAGGCAAAATAGCCTGATAGTAGCTGTTGCGACCGTCTTTAGCAGAACCTCCGGCAGAGTTACCCTCAACGATAAACAACTCGGCCTGCGAGCGGTCTTTGGTTGCGCAGTCGGCCAACTTACCCGGCAATGTGGCGCCTTCTAGCGCACCTTTTCGAATGATATTGTCACGAGCAGCACGAGCGGCTTTACGGGCACGAGCGGCCAAGAGAGATTTATTCACCATCTTGCGAGCAACGTTAGGATGCTCTTCTAGATAGTAGGCGAACCACTCATTCATAACTTGCTCAACGTAGCCTCGCACTTCTGGATTGCCCAGCTTATTTTTAGTCTGGCCTTCGAATTGCGGATCTGGAATTTTAACCAAGATAACAGCTGTTAGCCCTTCCCTGACATCATCGCCTGTTAGGTTCTCTTCTTTTTCCTTAAGCAGTCCATTCTTTCGGGCATAATCGTTCAATACTCTGGTTAGTGAGGTGCGAAAACCTGTAAGATGAGTACCCCCATCCGGATTGAAAACGTTATTAGCAAAGGCCATAACCGTCTCGCTAAAGGTATCGTTATACTGCAAAGCCACCTCTACCATGGCTTCTTTAACTTCTTTTTCTATATAGAAAATATCGTCATCAATTGGCTCTTTGCCGTAGTTGAGGTGGCGGACATAAGACTCGATGCCGCCCTCGAAATAGAAACCATAGGATTCGCCACTACGATTATCTCTGATCGTAGCCTTAACACCTTTAGTTAAGTACGATTGATGCCTTAGGTAGTTTACTACCCACTTGTAGTCAAAGTTAGTCTCGTTGAATATAGAACCATCTGGATAGAAAGTTATGGTGGTGCCTGTTTCCGTGGTAGCTTCACCTTTCTTGATCGGGGTTTTTGGTACGCCTATTTCATACTCTTGGCGCCAAACAAAACCGTCAGTCTTTACCTCGGCAATTAGCTTAGTAGATAAGGCATTAACTACGCTAGAACCAACACCATGCAGACCGCTACTAACTTTATAGCCGCCGCCGCCGAACTTGCCACCGGCGTGCAGAACCGTTAAGACTGTTTCTAGCGTACTTACCCCAGTTTTAGGATGTTTAGCGACTGGAATACCACGGCCATCATCGCTAACCGTTACACTACCATCTTCGTTAATGACAACGTCTAGTCTGGTAGCAAAGCCAGCAATAACTTCGTCAATAGAGTTATCAGCGATCTCTTTAATCATGTGATGCAGGCCTTCGTAGCCTGTGCTTCCGATATACATGCCTGGACGCTTGCGAACTGGCTCAAGACCTTCTAGCACCTGAATTTGATCGGCGCCATAAGAATCTGCTTTTTGTTTACTCACTTATACCCTCTGTTAATACTCTTAGATTTTTAAAATGGGCAACTACCTTTTAGAGGCCTATTGCCCACTCCTATCAACTAATAATTATAGAAGAAATCGTCGCCAAAAACAATACGCACCACTATCCACCAAAAGATAAGTTTCCATCTTTATCGATATGCACCATGTGGTCGTCCTGGGGCTGGCCGTCACGGCTTATTTTGAATTCTCCGGTATTTGTGACCGGTGCTGGAGTAGCATCTAGAGGGGAATTCGGGTTCTCTGTTGGTGTTTGTGGGGGTGCTGCCTCGCCTGTAGCCTTGCTGATTGCGGGAGTTGTAGTCGTGCCCGGCGCTGTCTTGGTAGCGATCGTTGGCGCCGCGACTTTTCTTTTTGCGAGCCACTCGTCTAGGAAAGACGAGGAGCTCGACTTCGGCAACGAGCTCGCAGAAGGCATAGCGGCAGAAGTCGGCGGACCAAGCGGTCTGGCCGCAGCACCAGAGACCCACTGCGGCAAACTAGCGGACGACGGGGCGCCACCAGCAAAGGGACTAGAACCAAATGCCGATGGCAGCGCGGGTTTAGCTGGGGCTGCTGTAGCCAAGCGCTTAAAAATTCCGGCTTCAACTTCGGCTTTTGGACGCCCATACTTAGCCGCTGATAGCTGTTTTAGGGCATCGGCAAGTTGTGGATTGGGGTTACCTAGCGGCGGCAAGGTGGCCATCGAGAATGGCTGAACCGGCACCCCACCAATCATCATACGTACGGCCGTATTCGCGTTGGGCAAGAATTGCAGATCATCAATATCAAAGACAGGCGCGAATTGCTTTGCCAGGAATTCTGCATCATTCGTACCTACACGGAAACAAACAACTGAGCCAACGTTACCAAATACTGCATCTCTAATTTCTTCGCTTAGCTGGGTTGTAAACTGGTTAGCAACTATCAGATTTAGGTGATATTTGCGCGCCTGACTCAGGATATCGGCAAAGGAATCAGTAGAGAAATTCTGAAACTCATCCACATATAAACAAAAATCTCGTCGATATTCTTCTGGTATATCGGCTCGGCTCATAGCTGCCGCTTCAAACTTCATCACAAATATCATGCCTAGTAATTTGGAGTTCAAATCACCGGTTCGACCGCGACTGAGGTTAACAAGCAGAATCTTACCCTCGTCCATTATCTGTCTCAGGTCAAAAGAGCTCTTCGTCTGGCCAATGATATTACGCATCATCTCGTTACTCATGAAAGCGCCGAACTTACTGACAAACCAACTGGTGACTTCACCGAACTCATTACTCCGCTGGCTCTGAGGCATCTCCTTGCGCCAAAACTCCAAAACATTCTGATCAGTCACGTATTTTAGTTTCTGTTCCACATATTGCGGATCGCGGAAAAGTTTAGGAATATCAATAAAGGTTCCGCCTTCTGGATCAGCCATGATGGCTAGAGCTGCATTACGGAAAAGATGCTCATAACGAGGGCCTATGATTCCTTGGTGCTGTGGATCATACAGTTTATAAAGCATGTTTATAGCCTCTTGAATCAAGAAGTCTTTTTGGTCTGGAGAATGGTACTCAAACATATTCAGACCAAGTGGATAATCCATATCCGCCGGACAGAAATAAATAACGTCTTCCGTGCGTTCCTTGGGTACCATAGCCAAAAGCTTTTCAGCTGTGTCACCGTGTGGGTCGACAAAAGCAAATCCACGACCCTCCAGCATATCTTGCAAAGCAAGGTTTTCCAGATAAGTAGATTTACCGGTACCCGTCTGACCAACGGCATACATGTGGCGTGCCCGATCTTGCTCGGATAGCCTAATGGCCTTCTTGGCGCCACGGAACATGTTGTAGCCAAGCAGCAAACCCTTTTCCGGCACATTGCGGGGTCCATCAACTTGCTTCGAAGCCTGTCTCTCCAGCTGACTGGTTGGAATATTTTCTTGATCTGGGAAGTGAAATAGCGTAGCGATTTCTGTAGTGTTTAGAACGTTATGGTCTTTTTCGGCCGGAAAGAAACGTAATATATATGACGTTACAAAAGACTCTATGTCTCTAGACGGAACAAATTTAAAGCCGTTCTTGCCTGGCGAGTCAAATAAAGAAAAGGTGGCTACCAAATTATTAAGAATAGTCTGAGCCCTGTGTGAAATATTAGAAGAGGCCACTACTCTTATAAGTACCTCGAAACCAGGTTGTTTTGTTTTTTCCTCTATGGCCTGAATAATAGATTGATCCAGCGAGGATATCTCGGCTGGCTTGTCTTTATCTTCTTTAGTCTCGGGCGGCTTAATTGGAGCCTTCATTAGGTCGCTGGCACCAGACATCAAAAGGCTAAAGCCTTTGTTCTTTGATTTACCCTTGCGTTTTTTATCCGCCTCAGCGGTTGCCATCTTGCGCCATGTTGTCTGGGCCGGCCGCAATAGAATCTGTATGCCGGCTCCGTCCTCTTTGGTTAAGGTAGACATGGCGTTCAACAGAGCTTGCATGCTATCACGCTTGAGGTCCTGATAAGTGGCTATTGGGTAGGCGAATGTTTCTTTAAGGGTCATTTCACCTCCTACCGTACCCGATATTCTACCTACGGGATTAAAGATGTTATGCTCAGGAGCTTCTTCTAGTCTGGCTGCAGGGTAAGCACTTACTATTGCCTGCTCGACTACACTTAGTAATGGCACAGGCACGGCAGCGTAAAAATTTACTGTGCCCTTGTTGGCTACAATTTCAAAGGCCACATGCCTTTGGCCATAGAACTTAGCTTTAAAGCCTTTTTGGAAAGTGCTCGCTAGAATACTGTATAAAACTTGAGCTCGCGATATATTCTCATCAACAACGTCTCGCACGTCCCTTCCTTTGGCCTCAGTATCTTCGCTCAAGGGCGGCAAGTGAATCAGCACCGGGACCATTTTTAGTCCGCGCTCATAGTTCTTTTGTTCGCGGTATATCTTTCGCAGATAGTAAAAACTGACCAAACTGCCCCCGCCAACCAGAATCAGCAACAATAACAAAAGTATAATTACGCCCATTATGCTACCGCGTCATCTGTTTTAAGCTTTTTATTAAAGCGCTTTTGTATATACTGAGCCTTAACCTTATTCATCTCATTCTTCTGTATAAAGGGGTCATCTCTGGTTTGCGAGATTACGGCCTTTGCCCTGTCTACCCAAATTTTTTCTATAGTATCGCTATCTTTAGTTGGCGCAGAGATTGGGGCCTGAGAAGTAGAGTCGTCCGTAGTAGAATCATCTGGTATGACTACCGTGGGGGTTACAGGAACAACTATAACTGGAGCTGTTGGCTGGCTTGTCGATTCCTGAGCAGCTGGGATCGCTTCCTGTTTTTCGCCACTACTAACATACTGCTCCGAGTTGAAAGCCGGAGCTTCCTGATTCGACTGCGGTTTTTCTCCCCCGGTATTGGGACTCATAACAACTATTATACTTTAGCCGGCGACCGTAAAACTAGTAAAATCGTCGGTCGGTGTAAAAACTAATTCCACCTATTGTCAGTAGTAGAATTACACCGTCGACCCAGTTGAGCGATTGACTGCTTCTGAACATAAATAGCAGCACTACGAGCAGGCTTACTAGGATCGTTCTGTGGCGCCACCTTGGCGTTACCCTGCCAGATCTGAGAGCTCCCAACCCAAACCCCAGGCTCATTAAAAAGACTAAAAGAAGAAAGAAGAATACAACTACCATCGCTATGTTGCTTGATGGTGTAGTGTAGGCAGCTATCATTAATAAACCCATGAGACTACCAGCAAGAAAGATTACTGGCAATTTCATGGGTTGAGTAATTATTTTCACCTCCTCATTGTAAAACGTGGAGCCGGGGCGGTAAATGCGCCCATGATTAAATTACTAAATAGCGCTTACCGTCCACCGGCTTAGTGACTGACCGCTCTCTTTTAGAGAGCGCTATCCAT
Protein-coding sequences here:
- the gyrA gene encoding DNA gyrase subunit A, producing the protein MDERAKQALPSAEQHSKIVLNQSVEDRMEDDYLNYSMSVIISRALPDVRDGLKPVHRRILYVMDKGNLRAGSKHTKSAQIVGEVMGKYHPHGDTAIYDAMVRLAQPFSTRYPLVDGQGNFGSMDGDPPAAYRYTEARMTRAAEAMVEDLDKETVNFVDNFDGSLQQPEVLPAKLPNLLLNGQVGIAVGMATNIPPHNLNELVDATLVQIDNPDATLDDLMEHVKGPDFPTGAIVYGHESIRTAFATGRGGVVVRGVADIEEGAKGRHRIIITEIPYAVNKAGLVEKIADLVRDKKISGISDLRDESSRGSVRVVIDLKKDAYPKKLLNQLYKLTPLQTTFHYNMLALVDGIQPRVLGLQDIIVEYIKHRQSVVRRRTEYELRKAQERAHVLEGLKTALDHIDEVIATIRASQTTEEAQENLIKKFKLTEIQARAILAMQLRTLAGLERKKIEDELASLLALIDKLNSILADEKKILKIIKDEMLEMKKQFGDDRKTKIVAQELGKLSDEDLVPDEQVVVTLTSANYIKRTPIADYKRQGRGGKGRRGMATREEDVIEHVVNASTHDFLLFFTNKGRVFRIKTYEVPAVGLNAKGVALVNLLQLQPEEIVSSVINVSKQGAEGHLLMCTVKGVVKKTPFEQYRNVRSSGLIAIRLDEGDELRWIRMTTGEDEVVISTSQGQAIRFHEKDVRPMGRASRGVRGIRLRAGDQVIGMDIVDDDSYVFVISEFGYGKRTKVNQFTAHKRGGVGIRSAVVNKKTGPLVGVKTLKGDDQEVIIISAHGQTIRLGLKNIPSLGRATQGVRIMRLNDGDHVVSLALVDRQAEVEDDTPDGVIPEEVIEKTTT
- the gyrB gene encoding DNA topoisomerase (ATP-hydrolyzing) subunit B, with translation MSKQKADSYGADQIQVLEGLEPVRKRPGMYIGSTGYEGLHHMIKEIADNSIDEVIAGFATRLDVVINEDGSVTVSDDGRGIPVAKHPKTGVSTLETVLTVLHAGGKFGGGGYKVSSGLHGVGSSVVNALSTKLIAEVKTDGFVWRQEYEIGVPKTPIKKGEATTETGTTITFYPDGSIFNETNFDYKWVVNYLRHQSYLTKGVKATIRDNRSGESYGFYFEGGIESYVRHLNYGKEPIDDDIFYIEKEVKEAMVEVALQYNDTFSETVMAFANNVFNPDGGTHLTGFRTSLTRVLNDYARKNGLLKEKEENLTGDDVREGLTAVILVKIPDPQFEGQTKNKLGNPEVRGYVEQVMNEWFAYYLEEHPNVARKMVNKSLLAARARKAARAARDNIIRKGALEGATLPGKLADCATKDRSQAELFIVEGNSAGGSAKDGRNSYYQAILPLRGKVLNVERARLDKMLANQEILNLIKAMGVGIEDQFDINGLRYERIIMMTDADVDGSHIGTLLMTLFFRHMRPIIEGGHLYAAKPPLYAITAGKKKQYAYSPEELDEVIDKIIEERKVKGVKVDPKEDRIKQAGVSVSRYKGLGEMDADQLWETTMDPENRILIQVKIEDAEKADAIFSKLMGTEVEMRKNFIQSRAKFAKDLDI
- a CDS encoding ATP-binding protein, with the protein product MGVIILLLLLLILVGGGSLVSFYYLRKIYREQKNYERGLKMVPVLIHLPPLSEDTEAKGRDVRDVVDENISRAQVLYSILASTFQKGFKAKFYGQRHVAFEIVANKGTVNFYAAVPVPLLSVVEQAIVSAYPAARLEEAPEHNIFNPVGRISGTVGGEMTLKETFAYPIATYQDLKRDSMQALLNAMSTLTKEDGAGIQILLRPAQTTWRKMATAEADKKRKGKSKNKGFSLLMSGASDLMKAPIKPPETKEDKDKPAEISSLDQSIIQAIEEKTKQPGFEVLIRVVASSNISHRAQTILNNLVATFSLFDSPGKNGFKFVPSRDIESFVTSYILRFFPAEKDHNVLNTTEIATLFHFPDQENIPTSQLERQASKQVDGPRNVPEKGLLLGYNMFRGAKKAIRLSEQDRARHMYAVGQTGTGKSTYLENLALQDMLEGRGFAFVDPHGDTAEKLLAMVPKERTEDVIYFCPADMDYPLGLNMFEYHSPDQKDFLIQEAINMLYKLYDPQHQGIIGPRYEHLFRNAALAIMADPEGGTFIDIPKLFRDPQYVEQKLKYVTDQNVLEFWRKEMPQSQRSNEFGEVTSWFVSKFGAFMSNEMMRNIIGQTKSSFDLRQIMDEGKILLVNLSRGRTGDLNSKLLGMIFVMKFEAAAMSRADIPEEYRRDFCLYVDEFQNFSTDSFADILSQARKYHLNLIVANQFTTQLSEEIRDAVFGNVGSVVCFRVGTNDAEFLAKQFAPVFDIDDLQFLPNANTAVRMMIGGVPVQPFSMATLPPLGNPNPQLADALKQLSAAKYGRPKAEVEAGIFKRLATAAPAKPALPSAFGSSPFAGGAPSSASLPQWVSGAAARPLGPPTSAAMPSASSLPKSSSSSFLDEWLAKRKVAAPTIATKTAPGTTTTPAISKATGEAAPPQTPTENPNSPLDATPAPVTNTGEFKISRDGQPQDDHMVHIDKDGNLSFGG